In Labrys monachus, the genomic stretch AAACAGACTGTAAGATGATAGGCGGACATTAGAGGAAAATCGCGCTTTCCTGGAATCGCAATTTTCCTCTAACCCATTGTTTTAACGCATTTTCCTAATCGAAAAGTCTAGCCACTTTTCTGGAAAATGCTCTAGAGTGCGCCCGACCGCCGGCCGAGGCATGCGGGGCAGGAGGATATGCTTCCATGGATATGAGTGGCTCGCAGCGCATTGAGGCGCCGCGTGAAAAGGTGTGGGAAGGCCTGAACGATCCCGAGATTCTCAAGCAGTGCATTCCCGGCTGCGAAGCGATCGAGATGACGTCGCCGACGGAGATGACCGCCAAGGCCGTTCTCAAGATCGGCCCGGTCAAGGCGACGTTCGCGGGGAAGGTGACGCTTTCGGATCTCGATCCGCCCAACGGCTATACCATCACCGGTGAGGGGCAGGGCGGCGTCGCCGGCTTCGCCAAGGGCAGCGCGTCGGTGCGCCTGGAAGCGGACGGCGACGAGGCGACCATTCTGCATTATGCCGCCAAGGCCGATGTCGGCGGCAAGATCGCCCAATTGGGCGCGCGCCTGATCGACGGCACGGCGAAGAAGCTGGCCGGCGATTTCTTCGAGAAGTTCGGCCAGGCCGTCGCGCCGAAGCCCGTCGACGAGAATGCCCCGCCCGAGCCCGAGAAGAAGGGCTGGTTCGGCCTCAAGAAGAGCTGATAGCTCGGGCGCGGACGTCCTTCCGGTCCCTGGATCGGGCACCGATGGCGGCCCGCGCCCGTCATACCCGCCTGAAGGTGAAATAGGCGCCGCGCCGGCCCTCCCGCAGCGCCTTGGCCTCGTAGCGCGTCGAGCGCCAGCCCTCCCACGGCGTCAGCCAGTCGGCCTGGCGCTCGGCGGTCCACACGAAATCGGCGGAGCGCGCCACGCGCGCGAGCGCATAGGCGGCGTAGTCGTCGATGTCTGTGGCAAAGCGCAGTTCCGCGCCGGGCTTGAGGATGCGGGCGAGCCGCGCCAGCATCTCCTCGCCGAGGAAGCGGCGCTTGCGGTGGCGGCGCTTGGGCCAGGGATCGGGATAGAGCAGATAGAGCCGGTCGATCGAGGCCGGCGGCAGCCATTCGACCACGCGCTTGGCGTCCTCGTCCCACAGCCGCACATTGGCGAGGCCGTTCTGCTCGATCTGTGCCAGCATTTTGGCGGTGCCGTTGACATAGGCCTCGCAGCCGATGAAGCCGACATCCGGGTTCTCGCCGGCGCGCTGCGTCAGGTGCTCGCCGCCGCCGAAGCCGATCTCGAGCCAGACCTGGCGGATGTCGACAGGAAACAGCGCATGCAGGTCGGCAGGCGCCGGCCTGTCGAGATCCAGCCGCAGATCCGGCAGGGAAGCCGCCATCAGCCCGGCATGGCCGGGGCGCAGGGTCTTGCCTTTGCGGCGGCCGAAAAAGGCGCCGTGACCCCGTGGCGGTGCTCCTTCGCGGTCCGCCTTCTCGTCTTCATTCTCGCCGGTCACGAGAGCTCCATAGAAAAAGCCTTTCCCGGAGGCGGGAAAGGCTTCTGATCGCAGGAAACGGAGAAAAAGTTAAGCGCGCACGGCCTTCCTGATGGCATCGGCGAGATCCGTCTTCTCCCAGGAGAAGCCGCCGTCGCGGGCCGACTTGCGGCCGAAATGACCATAGGCCGAGGTGCGCGCATAGATCGGCTTGTTGAGGTTGAGATGCTCGCGGATGCCGCGCGGCGTCAGGCTCATCACCCCCCGCAGCGCTTCCTCGACCTTGGTCTCGTCGACCGTGCCGGTGCCGTGCAGGTCGACATAGATGGCGAGCGGCTCGGAAACGCCGATGGCGTAGGCGAGCTGGATGGTGCAGCGGTCGGCGATCTTAGCGGCGACGACGTTCTTGGCGAGGTAGCGGGCGGCATAGGCGGCCGAGCGGTCGACCTTGGTCGGGTCCTTGCCGGAGAAGGCGCCGCCGCCATGCGGCGCGGCGCCGCCATAGGTGTCGACGATGATCTTGCGGCCGGTGAGGCCGCAGTCGCCGTCCGGCCCGCCGATGACGAACTTGCCGGTCGGATTGACGTGCCAGACCGTCTCCTCCGTGACCCAGCCCTCGGGCAGCGTCTTGCGGATATAGGGCTCGACCAGCTTGCGGATGTCGCCGGAGGTCAGCGTTTCGTCGAGATGCTGGGTCGACAGCACGATCTGGGTGACGCCGACGGGCTTGCCGCCTTCATATTTCACGGTCACCTGGCTCTTGGCATCGGGGCCGAGCATGCCGAGTTCGCCGGACTTGCGGGCCTTGGTGATGTCTTCGAGGATCTTGTGGGCGTAGTAGATCGGCGCAGGCATCAATTCCGGCGTCTCGCGGCAGGCATAGCCGAACATGATGCCCTGGTCGCCGGCGCCTTCGTCCTTGTTGCCGGAGATGTCGACGCCCTGCGCGATATCCGCCGACTGGGCGTGCAGCAGCACCTCGACCTTGGCCTTCTTCCAGTGAAAGCCTTCCTGCTCATAGCCGATGGCCTTGATGGCGCGGCGCGCAGCGCTCTTGACCTTGCCCTTGGTGATGGAGGCGGGGCCGCGGGTCTCGCCGGCGATCACCACGCGATTGGTGGTCGCCAGCGTCTCGCAGGCCACGCGAACCTGGCTCGGATCCATACCCGCCTTCGCGGCTTCGCGGTAGAACAGGTCGACGATCTCGTCGGAAATGCGATCGCACACCTTGTCGGGATGGCCTTCAGCGACGGACTCGCTGGTGAAAAGGTAATCGGAACGAGACACGAAGGATTCTCCACGGCATAACGAAAGCTTGATATGCCTTCGTTTTGGCGAGGGGATGCTCCGCCGTCAAGCGGCAAATCGTACGTTTTGTTCGTTTAAAGGAACGCCGTGGCGGTTTGGCGCGGGTCGCGGAGGCATGCTGCGCCCGCGGCGGGGGCAGCATGCCTGGTCTCGCTCGGCTGGCGCGAACCGCTCAGGCCGCATCCTCGTGGCTGAGGGTCGATACGAGGTCGACGACCCGGCGGCGCACCTTCGGATCCTTGATCCGCGCGAAGGCCTTGTTGAGCTGCAGGCCTTCGGTGGTCGAAAGGAACTCGATCACCTGGGAGGTGTCGCCCTCGTCGGACGCCCCTATGCGCCCGGCCGCTTCCGCCGGAAGTCCCTCGAAGAAGAAGGAAATCGCCACGCCCAGGATCGAGGCGATCTGCTGCAGGCGGCTGGCGCCGATACGGTTGGTGCCCTTCTCGTATTTCTGTACCTGCTGGAACGTCAGGCCGAGCGCTTCGCCCAGCTTTTCCTGGCTCATGCCGGTCAAAACGCGGCGAATACGAACCCGGCCTCCGACATGCTGATCAATGGGGTTAGGTACTTTTTTGATCATAAAATGTACTCCCGTCCACGTCCAAGTTATTGAAAAATATGACAACTATTGTCGAAACCAACCATGTCCAAAAAGTGGCGGAATCACGACAGTGCAAACACACAATTGTGAAGCCATGGTCTTGCTCGCGAGGACGCCGTTTGCGCGTTTTATTGCTGAAATGCGCGTCAAAATAGAATCTTGTAACGCCTCACGATACGGCGGCACCATAATCAATCCAGACGTGTGCTTTCAAGCCTCGGTTTGCGGGGCGCGGCGAAAACACACAGCGCAGATTGTGGCGATCAGAAACAGTATAGCAATAATTGTATTGCCGGCTTTGGCGAAGGCCGTCGGCGCCAGCGCGGCGGGCAGGCGCGAATCGAGGACGCCGCTGGTGCCGAGGGGCAGGCGAGCCAACACGCGGCCGACGGGGTCGATCACGGCCGAGATGCCGTCATTGCCGGCTCGCACCAGCGGCAGTCCTTCCTCGACGGCGCGCGCCCGGGCCTGGACGAAATGCTGATAGGGGCCCGGCGTGAGGCCGAACCAGCCATCGTTGGTGACGTTGAGCAGCCAGCCCGGGCGGTGGGCGGCATCGATCGCCGCATCGGGAAAGATCGCCTCGTAGCAGACGAGGACCCCGACGGGCGGCGCATTGGGGATGTCGAGCGTGCGCAGGCCGGGACCGGGCGTGAAGCCGCCGCGCTGCTCGGTCAGCTGCCGCAGGCCGATCGATTCGAGAAACGACTGGAACGGCAGATATTCGCCGAACGGAACGAGGTGGACCTTGTCGTAATTGCCGATGATGGTGCCGGTGGCATCGATGACGTGGAGGGAATTGTAATACAGCACCGGCCCGTCGTCGGTGGTGGGCTGTTCGGCCCGGCCCGCGCCGGTCAGCAGGACGGCATTCGGCTTGAGCAGGTCGCCCAGCACCGCGAGCGCGTCCGGGTCGCTCGACAACAGGAAGGGAAAGGCGGATTCCGGCCAGATCAGGTCGGTGACCTTCGCCATGCCGTCGGCGCCGTCGGCGGTCGGCTGGCGCGACAGCGCGAGATATTGCGTGAGGATCTGGTTGCGCAGGCTCGGGTTGAACTTGTCGTTCTGCGGCACGTTCGGCTGCATGATCCTGAGCTGCACCTTGTCGACGAAGCTTGTCGGCGTCCCGGCGAGGCGCCAGGCGCCGAAGCCCGCCATGGCGAGGAGCAGGGCGAGGGCCAGGGCCGGCCAGCGCCAGCCGCCGCGCCCGGCCATCAGCGCCGGGCTGGCGAACAGGAGGAGGGTGATCAGCGTCAGGCCGTAGATGCCGACGAGGGAAAGGCTCTGGGCGAGATGGATCTCGCTCGCCAGCGCATAGCCGAACAGGTTCCAGGGAAAGCCGGTGAGGACATGGCCCCGGAGCCATTCGGCGCCGGCGAGCGCCACGGCGAAGGCGGCGATGCGCCCCGGCCCGGGCGACCACAGCAGGCGCGCCAGCGCGAAGGCGAGGGCCGTGAACAAGGCGAGGCCAGCCGGCAGCATCACCACGGCGAAAGGCATCAGCCAGGCGAACTGGTCGGCGTCGACGAGGAAGGCACTGCCGATCCACCACAGGCCCGCGAGGAAATAGCCCAAGCCGAACAGCCAGCCGAGCCCGGCCGCCGCGGCGGCGTCCCGCAGCGCGAAGCCCCGCGTCCGGCCTGTCGCGTCCGGCGGCCCGTCGAGAGCCAGCCCGTCGAGAAGCCATACCGCCACCGGCAGGCTGATCGCCAGCACCGGGAAGAGGTCGAACGGCGCCATCGCCAGCGCTGCCAGCGCGCCGGCGGCGAAGGCCAGCCCGGCCCGGCGCCAGCCGCGCAGCGTCGCGACGCCGGTCGAGAGCCGTGTGATCACGTCGCCCCGTCGGTGCCGGTCCGGCCGGGGCGCAGGGCGTCGTCCAGCGGGAGATCGCCCGGGGCCGCCGCCGCCGCCTCGGGCGCGTCGTCGCGGGAGACGGCGGCGGGCCGCGTGCCGTCCTCGGCTTCCCGGGGCGCGGGGAGGAGGAGGACGGCGTTGTTCGCAAGCCGGCGGTCTTCCCGCATCCTCGGCGCGCTGTTGCCGGTCGTATGGATGCGGACCCGCTTCACCCTGCGCGGATCGGCGTCGAGGATCTCGAATTCGAGCGCGCCCGGGCCCTGCATGATCTCGCCGCGGACCGGCACGCGGCCGGCCATCGTGACCAGCAAGCCGCCGAGCGTATCCACATCCGCCTCGATGTCCTCGATATGCATGTCGACGCCGATGGTGCGGGCGATATCGTCGAGGTCGGCCCGGGCATCGGCGGTGAAGGTGCCGTCGCCCGAGGCGACGATCATGTCGGCCTCGTCCTCGTCATGCTCGTCCTCGATGTCGCCGATCACGATCTCGACGATGTCCTCCATCGAGACCAGCCCGTCGGTGCCGCCATATTCATCGATGACCAAGGCAAGCTGCGTGCGCATCGTCTGCATCTTGGCGAGAAGATCGATGGCGGGCATGGAGGGCGGCACGAACAGCACGTCCCGTATCAGCGATTTGACGGAACTGAGCGGCGTCGTCAGCGTGATGTTGCCGAGCGCCAGGGGCGGCACGTCCTTCGCCGCCTCGCCGTTGCGGCCCTTGCGGCTCCGGCGGGCTGCGATGGCGGCCCGGGAGGCGAGCCACGCCACGAAGTCGCGGATATGCACCATGCCGCGCGGGTCGTCGAGCGTCTCGTTGTAGACCGGCAGGCGCGAATGGCCGGCGGTCTGGAACACCTTGAGCAACTCGGCGAGGGAGATGTCCAGCGGCACCGCCACGATGTCGGCGCGCGGCACCATCACGTCGTCGACCCTCTTGCCGCGCAGGCTGAGGATGTTCTTCAGCATCGCCCGCTCCTCGGGCGAAAAGCCGGAATCCTCGTTGGCGCGCGAATCCTCCAGCGCGTCGGCGAGGTCTTCGCGGATGGAGGGATGGGACTTGATGCCCAGCGCCAGCTTGATGCGCTCGAACAGCCCCTCGCCGTGGTTTTCCTGGAGGGCGGCCGAGCCGCCCGGACTTCGATCGTTGTTGTCGGACATGGCCTTCGGGTCAGCTCGCTTCGCGCAGAAGGGGCGCGCCGGCATAGGGATTTTCGATGCCGAGCGTCGCGAGGATGCGGATTTCGAGGGCCTCCATCGCTTCGGCTTCGGCATCGGTCAGATGGTCGTAGCCGAAGATGTGGAGCAGCCCGTGCACGACGAGATGGGTGAGGTGGTCGGCGAAGGGCCGTTCGGCTTCCTCCGCCTCGCGCTCGATCGTCTCATAGGCGAGGATGATGTCGCCGAGCATCGGCGTCCTCGCGATCGCCTTGCCTTCCGCCTGGGGGAAGGAAAGGACGTTGGTCGGCTTGTCGAGGCTGCGCCACTGCGCGTTGATGGCCCGGATCGCCTCGTCGTCCGTCAGCACGACGGAAAGCTCGGCGCCCGGCGCATGCCTCAGCGCGGCGACGGCCACGCTTGCCGTCACGGCGCGCCGCACCCTTTCTTCCATGTCATCGAAACGCTGCCAGAGATCGCTCTCCTCGGCGATGTCGATGGCGATCTCGTGCCTGCTCATGGCACCCTTTCGCCCTTCGCTTCATAGGCGCGCACGATCTTCGCGACCAGTTCATGGCGCACGACGTCGCCGGCGTTGAACCGGCAGATGGCGATCTCCGGAATGTCTTTCAACAGATCGACCGCTTCGATCAGGCCCGATTTCTGTCCGGGCGGCAAATCGACCTGGGTCGGGTCACCGGTGATGATCATGCGCGAGCCCTCGCCGAGGCGGGTGAGGAACATCTTCATCTGCATCGCCGTGCAGTTCTGCGCCTCGTCGAGCAGCACGACCGAATTGGCGAGCGTGCGTCCGCGCATGAAGGCGAGGGGCGCGACTTCGATCATGCCCGAGGTCAGTCCGCGCTCGACGCGCTCCGGCGGCATCATGTCGTAGAGCGCGTCGTAGAGCGGGCGTAGATAGGGATCGACCTTTTCGCGCATGTCGCCGGGCAGGAAGCCCAGCCGCTCGCCGGCCTCCACCGCCGGCCGCGAGAGGATCAGCCGGTCCGCCTCGCCCTTCTCGATCAGGGCGGCAGCGTGGGCGACGGCCAGATAGGTCTTGCCGGTGCCGGCCGGGCCGGTGGCGAAGACGAGCTCATATTTCTGCAGGGCACGGATATAGGCGTCCTGGGCGGGCGTCCGCGCGGCGATGGTCTTCTTGCGGGTTCCGACCGACGCGGCGCCGCCGGAGGCCGGCACCGCCTTCGGGGCGCCTTCCGGGCTGAACAGCACGCCCTGGGAGGCCGCCATGCGGAGTGCGCCGTCGACGTCGCCCAGCGTGATCTGCTGGCCGGCGCGCAGGCGCTGATAGAGGCTTTCGAGCAGCCGCTTGGCCTGCTCGACGCTGTCGCGCGCGCCGCGCAGGGCAACGTGATTGCCGCGCGCCGTCACCTCGACGCCGAGCTTGCGTTCGATGAAGGCGAGATTCTGGTCGTGCTGGCCGAAGAGCAGCGTGGCGAGGCGATTGTCCTCGAACGCCACCACGACCTCGGCCGGCGGTTCGGGCCGGGGCTGCGGGGGCATCCGGTTCCGCCGTTCTTCATCCACCTTCACGCAACCGCCTCCCTCGTTGGCGTGCCTGCCAGGATGCCATGGAGCGACCATGCGCCCATGGCCGTGATCTCGACCGGGGCCACCGCCCCGATCAGAGCCTCGTCCGCCTCGACCTGCACGGCCTGCAGGAACGGCGAGCGCCCGGCGATCTGGCCGGGCCGCCGGCCCTTGCGGTCGAACAGCACCGCCATGGTCCGGCCGATGCTGGCCTGGTTGAAGGCCTTCTGCTGGCCTTCGGTAAGGGCCTGCAGCCTGGCGAGCCGGCGGGCCTTCACGCTTTCCTCCACCTGGTCGTCCATTCCCGCGCCGGGCGTTCCGGGCCGCGGCGAATATTTGAACGAATAGGCCGACACGTAGGAAACCTCTTCGATGAGCCGCAGCGTCGCCGCGAAATCCTCTTCGGTCTCCCCCGGGAAGCCGACGATGAAGTCGGACGAGAACGCCATGTCGGGCCGTGCGGCCCGGATGCGGCCGATCAGCCGGAGATAGTCCGCCGCTGTATGCTTGCGATTCATGACATCCAGAATGCGGTCGGAGCCCGACTGCACGGGCAGGTGCAGGAACGGCATCAGCGCCGGCAGGTCGCGATGGGCCTCGATCAGGCTGTCGTCCATGTCGAGCGGATGCGAGGTGGTGTAGCGCAGCCGGGTCACCGGTTCGATGCGGGCCAGGCGATGCAGCAGCATGCCGAGCGTCCAGTCGCGGCCGTCCGGCCCCTCGCCGTGATAGGCGTTCACATTCTGGCCGAGCAGGCTGATCTCGCGCACGCCTGCCGCCGCGAGCCTCTCGACCTCGGCGACGATGCCGGCGACCGGACGCGAGGTCTCGGCGCCGCGCGTATAGGGAACCACGCAGAAGGTGCAGAACTTGTCGCAGCCTTCCTGGACGGTGACGAAGGCGGACGGGCCGCGGGCCAGCGTCGCCGCCCGCTTCGGCGCCGGAAGCACCGTGAATTTGTCCTCGACCGGAAATTCGGTGTCCACCGGCTTTTGCCGCTGCCCTGCTTTCGCGAGCAGGTCGGGCAGGCGGTGATAGGTCTGCGGCCCGACGACGAGGTCGACCACCGGCGCCCGGCGCAGGATCTCGGCGCCCTCGGCCTGCGCGACGCAGCCGGCGACCGCGATCTGCATGTCGCCGCCCGCGCGGCGGCGCTCGTCGCGCGCCACGCGCAGGCGGCCGAGCTCCGAATAGACCTTCTCCGCCGCCTTCTCGCGGATATGGCAGGTGTTCAGGATGACGAGATCGGCATTGTGCGCTTCCGATGTCTCGACATACCCCGCCGCCGTCAGCGTGTCCGCCATGCGCTGGCTGTCATAGACGTTCATCTGGCAGCCATAGGACTTGATGAAGACGGTCTTGGTGCCGGTATCACCTTGCGGCGGGCGTTGCTCTGTCTGCGTCTCGTCGGAAATCATGAATCTCGTCAAGGCCGATACGGCCGCCAGTTGGATATGAAGAGATAGCCGCTTTCGCCGTCGATGAGAAGGGCGCGCGCGAGTTTCGCGGGACTCGCGCACCGGATTCGATGGCTATCCGCCGGCGGGGGGCCTGCCCGGCGCCGCGGCGCCGGGTCCGATCGTCGCGGCGACCATCGGCCGCCGCGCATCTTGCTTGCCAGGGGCGGCCTGGTGCCTGCACTGTGCGGCTTCCGGCAACGCGATATCCCGATTCATGCCATCCGTCGATCCCGCCCTGTTCCGGCCCGAGGCCGTCGCCCCCGAGACCTCCGCGATGAACGCCGACATCGTCGCCAAGATGTCGAGCCTGCCGGACATATGGGCCTTTCCGGCGGAGATGATCCGCGAGGTGCGCCGCCAGGGCAAGGGGCTGTTCCCGGCGCAGGCCAAGAGCCCGCGTGCGCGAACGGAGATCATCGAGGGCCCGAACGGGCGGGTGCCTGTCCGCATCATCGCCCCGCATGCTTCCAGCGGCGTCTACCTGCATATTCACGGCGGCGGCTGGATGCTCAACCAGGCGGACTTCCAGGACGAGACGCTGGAGAGGATCGTCGAGGCGACCGGCCTGGCCTGCATCTCCGTGGAATACCGGCTCGCCCCCGAGCATCCCTATCCGGCGGGGCCGGACGATTGCGAGACCGTCGCGCTGTGGCTGGCGGGCGCCGCGGCCGGGCGTTTCGGCACCGACCGCCTGTTCATCGGCGGGGAGAGCGCCGGGGCGACCCTCTCGGCCGTGACGCTGCTGCGCCTGCGCGACAGGCATGGCCTGACCCCTTTCCGCGGCGCCAACCTCGTCGCCGGATGCTACGATCTCGGCATGACGCCCAGCGCGCGCCGGTTCGGCCTGGAGAAGCTGGTCCTCACCTCGCGCGACATCGAGCTCTTCGTCCGCGCCTATGTGCCGGCGGGCCAGAGCCTGCGTTCGCCGGATGTGTCGCCGCTCTATGCCGATCTCGCCGGCATGCCGCCCGCGCTGTTCTCGATCGGCACGCGCGATGCGCTCGTCGACGATACGCTGTTCATGGCGACGCGCTGGGAGGTCGCCGGCGGCTCCGCCGCGCTCAGGATCTGGCCGGGCGGCTGCCATGTCTTCCGGGGCTTCGACTTTCCGATGGCCGAGGCGGCCTTCGCCGAGGAGATCGCCTTCTTGCGCTCGCATTGAAGCGGGCGATCCACGTGGGAGAAGGCGCCCCTCCCGCGAGGCAGGGCCGCGCTGCCGCAGCCTCCCCCGGAGGGGCTCAGACCGCCGGCCTGTAGGGCGCCCGGCCGCTGCACAGGGCGTCGTCGAGCAGTTCGAGCCGGTCCTGGCCCCAGAACACCTCGCCGCCGAGCACATAGGACGGCGAGCCGAAGACATCCGACGACAAGGCGTCGGCGCGGTTGCGCTCATAGGCCTGCGCGGCCGCCTCCGACCGTGCCAGGGGCAGAAGGGCCTCGCCGTCGAGGCCCGCCTCGCGCGCCAGCTCCAGAAGGACGGCCTCATCCGCGAGATCGCGTTCCTGCTCCCACACGGCTGGAAAGGCTCGCGCGAGGAAGGCGCCGGTGTCGGCGCCGCCGGCCTCGACGGCGATGACGAAGCGGTCGGCGAGGGCGACGTCGAAAGGCCAGTATTTCGGCTGGAGGTGGAAATCGAGACCGAGCCTGGCGCGCCAGCGCTGCAGTTCGAGCGACCGGTAGCGCTGGCGGACGGGATGGCGCCGGGCGAGGGGCAGGCCGCCCGTCTCGGCGAAGACCTCGCCGAGCTGGACCGGCTTGCAGGAGATGGCGAGCCCGTGCCGGCCGGCGATCTCCATCAGCCGGGCATGGCCGATATAGGCCCAGGGGCTCGAAAGCGAGAAATAATAATCGAGATGCTGAGTCATCGCCCTATCGGCATGGCACGCCCGGCCCTCGGCCTGAGAGGATGCGGGCGCCCCGGCATCCAGGCCGGCTGAGACGGCGACGGTCGCGGTTTTCAGGCTCGCGCGAGGCGGCGCTCCTTGTCGCGATCGCGGCGGCGATCCATGATCGGCTGGTAGGCGATCGCAGCGTGATGGCTGCAGTAGGGGCCCTGCACGCCGACGCGGCTGCCGCAGAAGCGGAAATCCTCGCGGCCCGGATCGCCGAGCGGCCAGCGGCACATATGCTCGCGCAATTCCATGATGGTCACGCGCTCTGACATGGGAACAACGACATCTTCTACCGGACGCAATTTAGGTTCCGCCTGTTCTTCGACTGCGGCGAGCGGCGTTAGCTGCGGGGCGAGTGCCGTATTGCCGCGTATGACTGGGGTAGGCGCCTGCGGGCGCAGCGGATGCGAAGGAGTCCTCGTCGGCTTGGCGCGACGCTGCGGCGCCGGCGCCGGAGTCTTGGCGCGGCCCGACAGGCCGAGCCGGTGGACCTTGCCGATGACGGCATTGCGCGTGACACCGCCAAGTTCTGTGGCAATGGCGCTAGCAGAAAGACCTTCTGACCACAGTTTCTTCAGAAGTTCTACCCGCTCGTCTGTCCAGTGCATCAGCCTCTCCTGCGTTCCGCCTTGTTTTCGCCCGAATGCACGTCGCCGAATCCCTCTCCATCAGCCGCGACGTCGATTGAACATCGCTGCATCTGCACGCCATGAACTGAGTGGATTTACGAAACGCCGCACGACATATCGCGCTTAACGAAGCCTTAACTACAATAGGCACTGACTCGGGCGCAAGAGTCCTGCCGGGGTGGCGCGCGTTTTCCCCAGCTTCGGCGGTGTTGTGAGTCATTTTGGCAACATTTCAGGCGGTAAAAACCACCGTGGCGGCCCTTCACGGGCGCTGGGCGAAGGGATCGACCGGAAACCAGCGGCGTATGAGGTCGGCATAGACGCCTTGTTCCCAGATCTGGAAGAGCGCGAAATCGATGGCCTGGCGCAGGGCGGTGTCGTCCCGGCGCAGGGCCATGCCGATGCCGTCGCCGAAGAAGTGGCTGTCGAGATAGGGCGAGCCGGCGAAGACGCAGCACCCGGCCGAGCTCGACCCGTTGAGCCACAGCGACAGGCCGATGCCGTCGCCGAAGGCGAGACCGACGGCGCCTTGCTGCAGCGCCGCCCGCAGCGCTTCCTCCGACGCATACGGCACCAGGCTGGCCCGGGCGAAATAGGCCCTGGCATAGGCCTCGTGCGCGGTGCCCGCCACGACGCCGAGGCGGCGTCCCGCCAGGCCTGCCGCCGTCAGGGTCGGCGAGGCTGCGGCGCCGCGCATGACGAAACGGGCGGGCCTGACATAATAGGGCATGGAGAATTGCAGCCGCGCGCGCGCCTGCGCCGTCGGGACCAGCGAGGCTGCGATGACGTCGGCCTGGCCGGCTTCCAGGGCGGCGACGATCGTATCCCAGCGCCGGGCCTGGATGGTGCAGGAAACCTGCAGCTGATGGCATATCGCCCGCGCGATATCGACGTTGAAGCCTTCGAGCGCGCCGCTGGACCCCTGGAAATCGAAGGGCGGAAAATCGTCCTCCGTCAGGAAGCGGATCTGGCGGATCGTCCTGAGATCCGGCTTTTCCGGTCGCCGGTGCGGATCCCACAACCCGTAGGGGCCGGTGGCCGCGAGGTCGGCGGCAGGGGCGGGCGGGCCCTGCAGCGCGAGCCAGGCCACGGCGGCCGCGAGCACCGCGAGCCGGCGTCCGGCAGTCCTGCGGGGAGAAGGGCGCCCCGCCCGGCCGCCGGCGTGCATGGCGCCGCCGAGCCTCCTCACGGCAGCCGCGACGGGGTTCGGGACGCCATCGTCAACGGCGTGACGCCAATACGTCCCGCACCAGGGCCACCGCGTCGTCGGGCGCTTCGTGCATGTCGAAGCTCGTCGCGAACCGCGCGTTGCGGTCGAGCACGAAGACGGTGCTGGTATGATTCATGTTGTAGTTGTCGCTGGTCGTCGGCACGACCATGGCGCTCACGCCGTAGACCTCCCAGGCGACGGCGAGATGCGCCCGGTCGCCGGTCAATCCGCGCAGATGCGGGTCGAAGGCGGCGAGATAGGATTTCATCTGTGCCGGCGTGTCGCGATCGGGGTCGACGGTGATGAACAGGGCATTGATCCGGTCCGCGTCCGGGCCGAGCCGGCTCAGAACCTCGGACAGCTGGAACAATGTCGTCGGGCAGATGTCGGGGCAGCGGGTGAAGCCGAAATAGACCAGGCTCGGCTTGCCGAGCAGGTCGCGGAACGTGAAGGGCAGGCCGTCATCGTCGACCAGTGCGAACGGGCCGCCGACCGGCCCCGCCGGCGCGGCTTCCTGCGGCCAGAAATGCCAGACGCCAGCCATCGCTATGGCGAGGACGCCCCCGGCGGCCGCGAGCCACTCCCTGCGTGTGAATGAGGGCACAAAGATCCGTTGTCAGCGTGTCTGGAGCTGGAAAGGTCCAAATGGCCTT encodes the following:
- a CDS encoding hemolysin family protein — translated: MSDNNDRSPGGSAALQENHGEGLFERIKLALGIKSHPSIREDLADALEDSRANEDSGFSPEERAMLKNILSLRGKRVDDVMVPRADIVAVPLDISLAELLKVFQTAGHSRLPVYNETLDDPRGMVHIRDFVAWLASRAAIAARRSRKGRNGEAAKDVPPLALGNITLTTPLSSVKSLIRDVLFVPPSMPAIDLLAKMQTMRTQLALVIDEYGGTDGLVSMEDIVEIVIGDIEDEHDEDEADMIVASGDGTFTADARADLDDIARTIGVDMHIEDIEADVDTLGGLLVTMAGRVPVRGEIMQGPGALEFEILDADPRRVKRVRIHTTGNSAPRMREDRRLANNAVLLLPAPREAEDGTRPAAVSRDDAPEAAAAAPGDLPLDDALRPGRTGTDGAT
- the lnt gene encoding apolipoprotein N-acyltransferase, with translation MITRLSTGVATLRGWRRAGLAFAAGALAALAMAPFDLFPVLAISLPVAVWLLDGLALDGPPDATGRTRGFALRDAAAAAGLGWLFGLGYFLAGLWWIGSAFLVDADQFAWLMPFAVVMLPAGLALFTALAFALARLLWSPGPGRIAAFAVALAGAEWLRGHVLTGFPWNLFGYALASEIHLAQSLSLVGIYGLTLITLLLFASPALMAGRGGWRWPALALALLLAMAGFGAWRLAGTPTSFVDKVQLRIMQPNVPQNDKFNPSLRNQILTQYLALSRQPTADGADGMAKVTDLIWPESAFPFLLSSDPDALAVLGDLLKPNAVLLTGAGRAEQPTTDDGPVLYYNSLHVIDATGTIIGNYDKVHLVPFGEYLPFQSFLESIGLRQLTEQRGGFTPGPGLRTLDIPNAPPVGVLVCYEAIFPDAAIDAAHRPGWLLNVTNDGWFGLTPGPYQHFVQARARAVEEGLPLVRAGNDGISAVIDPVGRVLARLPLGTSGVLDSRLPAALAPTAFAKAGNTIIAILFLIATICAVCFRRAPQTEA
- the trmB gene encoding tRNA (guanosine(46)-N7)-methyltransferase TrmB; translation: MTGENEDEKADREGAPPRGHGAFFGRRKGKTLRPGHAGLMAASLPDLRLDLDRPAPADLHALFPVDIRQVWLEIGFGGGEHLTQRAGENPDVGFIGCEAYVNGTAKMLAQIEQNGLANVRLWDEDAKRVVEWLPPASIDRLYLLYPDPWPKRRHRKRRFLGEEMLARLARILKPGAELRFATDIDDYAAYALARVARSADFVWTAERQADWLTPWEGWRSTRYEAKALREGRRGAYFTFRRV
- a CDS encoding SRPBCC family protein; protein product: MDMSGSQRIEAPREKVWEGLNDPEILKQCIPGCEAIEMTSPTEMTAKAVLKIGPVKATFAGKVTLSDLDPPNGYTITGEGQGGVAGFAKGSASVRLEADGDEATILHYAAKADVGGKIAQLGARLIDGTAKKLAGDFFEKFGQAVAPKPVDENAPPEPEKKGWFGLKKS
- the metK gene encoding methionine adenosyltransferase; this translates as MSRSDYLFTSESVAEGHPDKVCDRISDEIVDLFYREAAKAGMDPSQVRVACETLATTNRVVIAGETRGPASITKGKVKSAARRAIKAIGYEQEGFHWKKAKVEVLLHAQSADIAQGVDISGNKDEGAGDQGIMFGYACRETPELMPAPIYYAHKILEDITKARKSGELGMLGPDAKSQVTVKYEGGKPVGVTQIVLSTQHLDETLTSGDIRKLVEPYIRKTLPEGWVTEETVWHVNPTGKFVIGGPDGDCGLTGRKIIVDTYGGAAPHGGGAFSGKDPTKVDRSAAYAARYLAKNVVAAKIADRCTIQLAYAIGVSEPLAIYVDLHGTGTVDETKVEEALRGVMSLTPRGIREHLNLNKPIYARTSAYGHFGRKSARDGGFSWEKTDLADAIRKAVRA
- a CDS encoding helix-turn-helix domain-containing protein; this translates as MIKKVPNPIDQHVGGRVRIRRVLTGMSQEKLGEALGLTFQQVQKYEKGTNRIGASRLQQIASILGVAISFFFEGLPAEAAGRIGASDEGDTSQVIEFLSTTEGLQLNKAFARIKDPKVRRRVVDLVSTLSHEDAA